In the genome of Kitasatospora cathayae, one region contains:
- a CDS encoding carbohydrate ABC transporter permease produces MTTTQAAQSAPTTVPAPVPAGRPTLPLTTRLAALTRSGLVQAVLTVAAVAWLVPTVGLLVSSLRPKQVAVTGGWWTAVTEPAQLTLQNYTALLGGGDVPKALWNTVLISVPATLLTVALAAGAGYAFAWMRFPGRDAVFLGVVGLLVVPVQVGLIPVAKLEGAVGVFGTIPGVVLFHVGYGLPFAVFLMRNHFLEIPAELLEAARMDGCGEWRTFRTLALPLAAPAVASLCIFQFLWVWNDMLVALIFAGNDSQPLTVYLQSQMRQFGSNMDILAPGAFLSLLVPVVVFLCFQRFFIQGAMAGSVK; encoded by the coding sequence ATGACCACCACCCAGGCGGCCCAGTCCGCCCCCACCACCGTGCCCGCACCGGTGCCCGCCGGCCGGCCCACCCTGCCGCTCACGACCCGGCTCGCCGCCCTCACCCGGAGCGGCCTCGTCCAGGCCGTGCTGACCGTGGCCGCCGTTGCCTGGCTGGTGCCCACCGTCGGCCTGCTGGTCTCCTCGCTGCGCCCCAAGCAGGTCGCCGTCACCGGAGGCTGGTGGACGGCCGTGACCGAGCCCGCCCAGCTCACCCTGCAGAACTACACCGCGCTGCTCGGCGGCGGTGACGTCCCCAAGGCGCTGTGGAACACCGTGCTCATCAGCGTCCCGGCGACCCTGCTGACCGTAGCCCTCGCCGCGGGCGCCGGGTACGCCTTCGCCTGGATGCGCTTCCCCGGCCGGGACGCCGTCTTCCTCGGCGTGGTCGGACTGCTGGTCGTCCCCGTCCAGGTCGGGCTCATCCCGGTCGCCAAACTGGAGGGTGCCGTCGGGGTGTTCGGCACCATCCCGGGCGTCGTTCTATTCCACGTCGGTTACGGGCTGCCGTTCGCCGTGTTCCTGATGCGCAACCACTTCCTGGAGATCCCCGCCGAACTCCTGGAGGCGGCGCGGATGGACGGCTGCGGGGAGTGGCGGACCTTCCGTACCCTCGCCCTGCCGCTCGCCGCACCGGCTGTCGCCTCGCTGTGCATCTTCCAGTTCCTCTGGGTCTGGAACGACATGCTGGTCGCGCTGATCTTCGCCGGCAACGACTCGCAGCCGCTGACCGTCTACCTGCAGTCCCAGATGCGGCAGTTCGGCAGCAACATGGACATCCTCGCACCCGGCGCGTTCCTGTCCCTGCTGGTCCCCGTGGTGGTGTTCCTCTGCTTCCAACGGTTCTTCATCCAGGGCGCCATGGCCGGATCCGTGAAGTGA
- a CDS encoding ABC transporter ATP-binding protein codes for MPPPMPPLLAAESVVRSHLSGSTLIPAVRGISLRIDRGEFVAVTGPSGAGKSTLLHLLAGLLRPDEGELWLDGRRVDRLKESAWARLRRRHYGIVFQSGNLLPDFSVADNIELTAVLAGMSGRTARERREELLQDLGLAHKATAGPGELSGGERQRVALARALVNRPQLLLADEPTGNLDSRSTRDVLALLSRYHEQGTTIVLVTHDARAASTADRVVSLFDGRIADDARVEEPPAARRAVGVRDIIDFGG; via the coding sequence ATGCCGCCACCGATGCCGCCGCTGCTGGCCGCCGAGTCCGTGGTGCGCTCGCACCTGAGCGGCTCGACCCTGATACCCGCGGTCCGCGGCATCAGCCTGCGGATCGACCGGGGCGAGTTCGTCGCCGTCACCGGCCCCTCGGGCGCCGGCAAGTCCACCCTGCTGCACCTCCTCGCCGGCCTGCTGCGGCCCGACGAGGGCGAGCTGTGGCTCGACGGCCGCCGGGTCGACCGCCTGAAGGAGTCCGCCTGGGCCCGCCTGCGCCGCCGGCACTACGGCATCGTCTTCCAGAGCGGCAACCTGCTCCCCGACTTCTCCGTCGCTGACAACATCGAGCTGACCGCGGTGCTCGCGGGCATGTCCGGCCGCACCGCCCGCGAACGCCGCGAGGAACTCCTCCAGGACCTCGGCCTCGCCCACAAGGCCACCGCCGGGCCCGGCGAGCTCTCCGGCGGTGAGCGCCAGCGCGTCGCCCTGGCCCGCGCGCTGGTCAACCGGCCGCAGCTGCTCCTCGCCGACGAGCCCACCGGAAACCTCGACAGTCGCAGCACCCGCGACGTCCTCGCCCTGCTCAGCCGCTACCACGAACAGGGCACCACCATCGTGCTGGTCACCCACGACGCGCGGGCGGCGAGCACCGCCGACCGGGTCGTCAGCCTCTTCGACGGCCGGATCGCCGACGACGCCCGGGTGGAGGAGCCCCCGGCCGCGCGGCGCGCCGTCGGGGTCCGCGACATCATCGATTTCGGCGGGTGA
- a CDS encoding ABC transporter substrate-binding protein, translated as MEDRPPTGPDAGRRRVVRALVGGAAVLAAGGASAWYGLVGGAQAMGDQEGVGPVTLATGRDTTGYLRGLLADWNAEHPDQPAELVELPEAADEVHAQLAGELSAGGSRFDVLNLDVVWTAEFAARRWTVPLDESDFALGSLLPPVVRTGQFDGRLYAVPFVANAALLYYRSDVLDAAGEQPPTTWADLARQARTLAPAHGLSGYAGQLSPYEGLAVNALEAIRSAGGDLLAGDGTVVVDSPQARAGLEFLAGGVREGWIPREALGYQEEESREAFGRGGLLFLRNWPYVYHAVGAAGSPVEGRFGVVPLPGPNRPGSGVLGGSGLAVSRFSRRQRTARQLIGYLTSRRAQSRVLTEGGLPPVWADLYADPDLTARFPYLPVLRTAILAAGARPGVPQYQQLSLAFSETAFEVVSGRRPAGAALPRLAAELRAVVG; from the coding sequence ATGGAAGACCGGCCGCCCACCGGGCCCGACGCGGGCCGTCGGCGCGTGGTGCGCGCGCTGGTGGGCGGGGCGGCGGTGCTCGCGGCCGGGGGCGCGTCCGCCTGGTACGGCCTGGTCGGCGGTGCGCAGGCGATGGGCGACCAGGAGGGCGTCGGGCCGGTCACGCTCGCCACCGGCCGGGACACCACCGGCTACCTGCGCGGGCTGCTGGCCGACTGGAACGCCGAGCACCCGGACCAGCCGGCCGAACTGGTCGAGCTGCCGGAGGCGGCGGACGAGGTGCACGCCCAGCTTGCCGGAGAGCTGTCGGCCGGCGGCAGCCGCTTCGACGTGCTCAACCTCGACGTGGTGTGGACGGCCGAGTTCGCGGCCCGGCGCTGGACCGTGCCGCTGGACGAGTCGGACTTCGCACTGGGCAGCTTGCTGCCGCCGGTCGTCCGGACCGGTCAATTCGACGGGCGGCTGTACGCGGTACCGTTCGTCGCCAACGCCGCCCTGCTGTACTACCGCAGCGACGTGCTGGACGCCGCCGGCGAGCAACCGCCCACCACCTGGGCCGACCTGGCACGGCAGGCACGGACACTGGCGCCCGCGCACGGGCTGTCCGGGTACGCGGGGCAGCTGAGCCCGTACGAGGGACTCGCCGTCAACGCCCTGGAGGCGATCCGCTCGGCCGGCGGGGACCTGCTCGCCGGAGACGGAACCGTGGTGGTCGACAGCCCGCAGGCCCGGGCCGGCCTGGAGTTTCTGGCCGGCGGCGTGCGCGAGGGCTGGATCCCGCGCGAGGCGCTCGGCTACCAGGAGGAGGAGTCCCGCGAGGCCTTCGGCCGGGGCGGCCTGCTCTTCCTGCGGAACTGGCCGTACGTCTACCACGCGGTCGGCGCCGCCGGTTCCCCCGTGGAGGGGCGGTTCGGCGTGGTGCCGCTGCCCGGCCCGAACAGGCCCGGCAGCGGTGTGCTGGGCGGCTCGGGGCTGGCGGTCAGCCGGTTCTCCCGGCGCCAGCGCACCGCGCGGCAACTGATCGGCTACCTGACGAGCCGCCGGGCGCAGTCCCGCGTGCTGACCGAGGGCGGGCTGCCACCGGTCTGGGCCGACCTCTACGCGGACCCGGACCTGACGGCCCGGTTCCCGTACCTGCCCGTGCTGCGCACGGCGATCCTGGCGGCCGGGGCGCGCCCCGGCGTGCCGCAGTACCAGCAGCTGAGCCTCGCGTTCAGCGAGACGGCGTTCGAGGTCGTGTCGGGCCGTCGGCCCGCCGGGGCGGCGCTGCCCCGGCTGGCTGCGGAGCTGCGCGCCGTCGTCGGCTGA
- a CDS encoding ABC transporter substrate-binding protein: protein MRLRSALPTLAASVVLAATATACGSGGGGTAADSATQGLKGQTLTVAAVWSGTEQENFKKVLDAFTAKTGATVSYTSTGDNLSTVVGSKIEGGDPMDVVMVAQPGVIKQFADKGWLAPLSPAVTDAAKKNYAGIWSSLGTVNGTQYGLYFKAADKSTVWYSPTAFENAGVQPPTTFDDLLKAGRTLADSGTPAFTVGGQAGWTLTDWFENVYLSQAGPELYDKLTRHEIPWTDPSVLKALTTLGKVFGDKQLVAGGGQGALQTDFPTSVQQVFGAQPKAAMTHEGDFVGGVIASELKKQVGTDAKVFPFPAVDGGKAPVMGAGDAAVVLKGAKHPEAAQKFVEFLAGPEAATVWAKAGGFISPNKSVDPSVYPDDTTRQFAKSVIDAGDTFRFDMSDQAPAAFGGTAGQGEWKDLQDFLANPSDVQGAAARLEADAAKAYKG, encoded by the coding sequence ATGAGACTCCGTAGCGCTCTCCCCACCCTGGCCGCCTCCGTCGTGCTGGCCGCCACCGCAACCGCCTGCGGCAGCGGAGGAGGCGGCACCGCCGCCGACTCCGCCACCCAGGGACTCAAGGGACAGACCCTGACCGTCGCCGCCGTGTGGAGCGGCACCGAGCAGGAGAACTTCAAGAAGGTGCTGGACGCCTTCACCGCGAAGACCGGTGCCACCGTCAGCTACACCTCCACCGGTGACAACCTCTCCACCGTGGTCGGCAGCAAGATCGAGGGTGGTGACCCGATGGACGTGGTCATGGTCGCCCAGCCCGGCGTGATCAAGCAGTTCGCCGACAAAGGCTGGCTGGCGCCGCTCTCACCCGCCGTCACCGACGCCGCGAAGAAGAACTACGCCGGCATCTGGTCCAGCCTCGGCACCGTCAACGGCACCCAGTACGGCCTCTACTTCAAGGCCGCCGACAAGTCGACCGTGTGGTACAGCCCCACCGCCTTCGAGAACGCCGGCGTCCAGCCCCCGACCACCTTCGACGACCTGCTGAAGGCCGGCCGCACGCTCGCCGACTCCGGCACTCCGGCCTTCACCGTCGGCGGCCAGGCCGGCTGGACCCTGACCGACTGGTTCGAGAACGTCTACCTCTCCCAGGCCGGACCGGAGCTCTACGACAAGCTCACCCGGCACGAGATCCCGTGGACCGACCCGTCGGTCCTTAAGGCCCTGACCACCCTCGGCAAGGTCTTCGGCGACAAGCAACTCGTCGCCGGTGGCGGGCAGGGCGCCCTGCAGACCGACTTCCCCACCTCCGTTCAGCAGGTCTTCGGCGCACAGCCCAAGGCCGCCATGACCCATGAGGGCGACTTCGTGGGAGGTGTCATCGCCTCCGAACTGAAGAAGCAGGTCGGCACCGACGCCAAGGTCTTCCCCTTCCCCGCCGTGGACGGCGGCAAGGCCCCGGTGATGGGCGCGGGCGACGCGGCGGTCGTCCTCAAGGGTGCCAAGCACCCCGAGGCTGCGCAGAAGTTCGTCGAGTTCCTGGCCGGCCCCGAGGCCGCGACCGTCTGGGCCAAGGCCGGCGGCTTCATCTCGCCCAACAAGTCGGTCGACCCGTCCGTCTACCCCGACGACACCACCCGGCAGTTCGCCAAGTCGGTGATCGACGCCGGCGACACCTTCCGCTTCGACATGTCGGACCAGGCCCCCGCCGCGTTCGGCGGCACCGCGGGCCAGGGCGAGTGGAAGGACCTCCAGGACTTCCTCGCCAACCCCTCCGACGTCCAGGGCGCCGCGGCCAGGCTCGAAGCCGACGCGGCCAAGGCCTACAAGGGCTGA
- a CDS encoding glycoside hydrolase family 13 protein: MLNPTLADGDAVTLPRARSHAPTTPAARAWWRDAVIYQIYVRSFRDADGDGVGDLAGVREQLHHVRQLGADGVWLNPFYVSPQHDHGYDIADHCAVDPVYGDLAEFDRLMADCGLLGLKLVLDVVPNHCSSDHPWFQKALANGPGSPERARFHFADGRGQDGELPPNNWRAMFGGPAWTRITEADGRPGQWYLHLFTPEQPDFNWRNPDVAVHFEEVLRFWLDRGVDGFRIDVAAGLYKHPELPDSPDPDVDERTRDSVNPLAWNQPEVHDIWRRWRAICEQYTARDGRERLLVGEASVPTPAEQALYVRPDELHQAFFFHLLHAPWDLAHFHRVIDDAVRDITGTGSTVTWVLNNHDQVRTVSRFAGEDPASGPARAKAAALLMLALPGAVYIYQGEELGLPEVLDLPDESITDPIFRRTGSRTGIRDGCRIPLPWSGTGAPFGFSPPDSPAAPWLPQPDSFAAHTAERQRADAGSVFHLYRTALQLRRELPQLGEGTLRWLETPQGVLAFVRGEGLVCAVNFGDTPAPAPVAGPPLLASSPCVDGLLPPATAAWWINHTAATNI; the protein is encoded by the coding sequence ATGCTCAACCCCACCCTCGCCGACGGCGACGCGGTCACCCTGCCGCGCGCTCGTTCGCACGCCCCTACCACCCCCGCCGCCCGTGCCTGGTGGCGCGACGCCGTGATCTACCAGATCTACGTGCGCAGCTTCCGTGACGCCGACGGCGACGGCGTCGGCGACCTCGCCGGCGTCCGGGAACAGCTGCACCACGTGCGGCAGCTGGGCGCCGACGGCGTCTGGCTCAACCCGTTCTACGTCTCGCCCCAGCACGACCACGGCTACGACATCGCCGACCACTGCGCCGTCGACCCCGTCTACGGCGACCTCGCCGAGTTCGACCGCCTGATGGCGGACTGCGGGCTGCTCGGTCTCAAGCTGGTCCTGGACGTCGTCCCCAACCACTGCTCAAGTGATCACCCGTGGTTCCAGAAGGCTCTGGCCAACGGCCCCGGCAGTCCCGAGCGGGCGCGGTTCCACTTCGCCGACGGGCGCGGCCAGGACGGGGAACTCCCGCCCAACAACTGGCGGGCCATGTTCGGCGGCCCGGCCTGGACCAGGATCACCGAGGCCGACGGCCGGCCCGGCCAGTGGTACCTCCACCTGTTCACCCCCGAGCAGCCCGACTTCAACTGGCGCAACCCCGATGTCGCCGTCCACTTCGAGGAGGTGCTGCGGTTCTGGCTCGACCGCGGCGTCGACGGCTTCCGGATCGACGTGGCAGCCGGGCTGTACAAGCATCCGGAACTGCCGGACTCGCCCGACCCGGACGTGGACGAGCGCACCCGCGACTCGGTCAACCCACTGGCCTGGAACCAGCCGGAGGTGCACGACATCTGGCGGCGGTGGCGTGCCATCTGCGAGCAGTACACCGCCCGCGACGGCCGTGAACGGCTGCTGGTCGGCGAGGCCTCCGTGCCCACGCCGGCGGAGCAGGCGCTGTACGTGCGGCCCGACGAACTGCACCAAGCCTTCTTCTTCCACCTGCTGCACGCGCCGTGGGACCTTGCGCACTTCCACCGGGTCATCGACGACGCCGTACGGGACATCACCGGCACCGGGTCGACCGTCACCTGGGTGCTCAACAACCACGACCAGGTCCGCACGGTGAGCCGGTTCGCGGGGGAGGACCCGGCCTCCGGCCCCGCCCGCGCCAAGGCCGCCGCCCTGCTGATGCTGGCCCTGCCCGGAGCCGTCTACATCTACCAGGGCGAGGAACTCGGGCTGCCCGAAGTCCTCGACCTGCCGGACGAGTCGATCACCGACCCGATCTTCCGCCGGACCGGTAGCCGCACCGGGATCCGCGACGGCTGCCGGATACCGCTGCCGTGGTCGGGCACCGGGGCCCCGTTCGGCTTCAGCCCGCCGGACAGCCCGGCCGCCCCCTGGCTCCCGCAGCCGGACTCCTTCGCCGCCCACACGGCCGAGCGGCAGCGGGCCGACGCCGGATCCGTCTTCCACCTGTACCGAACCGCCCTCCAACTGCGTCGTGAACTCCCGCAGCTGGGCGAGGGGACACTGCGGTGGCTGGAGACCCCGCAGGGGGTCCTCGCGTTCGTCCGCGGCGAGGGCCTGGTGTGCGCCGTCAACTTCGGCGACACCCCAGCGCCGGCTCCGGTCGCCGGTCCGCCCCTGCTGGCCAGCAGTCCGTGCGTCGACGGCCTCCTGCCGCCCGCAACCGCCGCCTGGTGGATCAACCACACTGCTGCCACCAATATCTGA
- a CDS encoding M17 family metallopeptidase codes for MLLALRLRMREPDGPAAAARGRSGAWPLLVAAGLAAETGPQAITDTATLTGAAAIALGRRVAAVMGTDDALIDRLRAAATRAGEPLWPLPLPDAYRPRLRSRIADLVDYTLGTRHGTALLAGHFLREFVPPDIPWAHLDIQGTALSDTDDAEWPAGATGFGVRALAELVTASRTERSSMPGTAGQP; via the coding sequence GTGCTGCTCGCGCTGCGCCTGCGGATGCGGGAGCCGGACGGCCCGGCCGCCGCAGCCCGGGGCCGCTCCGGCGCCTGGCCGTTGCTGGTGGCCGCCGGACTGGCCGCAGAGACCGGGCCACAGGCGATCACCGACACCGCCACCCTCACCGGTGCCGCCGCGATCGCCCTCGGCCGCCGGGTCGCCGCAGTGATGGGCACCGACGACGCCCTGATCGACCGCCTGCGCGCAGCCGCCACCCGAGCCGGCGAACCGCTCTGGCCACTACCGCTCCCCGATGCGTACCGGCCCCGACTCCGCTCCCGGATCGCGGACCTGGTCGACTACACCCTCGGCACCCGGCACGGCACCGCCCTGCTGGCCGGCCACTTCCTGCGCGAATTCGTCCCGCCCGACATCCCCTGGGCCCACCTCGACATCCAGGGCACCGCCCTCTCCGACACCGACGACGCCGAATGGCCCGCCGGCGCCACCGGCTTCGGCGTCCGCGCCCTCGCCGAACTCGTCACCGCCAGCCGCACCGAGCGGTCCTCGATGCCCGGAACGGCCGGACAGCCATGA
- a CDS encoding HAD-IIB family hydrolase yields MSRILVTDLDGTLLGGTQDDRIRLRDALARHPEVMPVFATGRGLASIREVLRDPLVPRPRWIIADVGATVIDGTDLTPVDPVQEQLRAGWPGPDRVRAALRRFPALVYQHGVVQDGRCSYHLAPEALTDDLIAAVEALGCTWVYSADRYFDVLPLSASKGNALRVLATKLGWQPERILVAGDSLNDLSLFRLGTHAVVVAGAEPALLAALPEDPLVHRADRAGAGGIHAALQELGWLSPAPGRTPAPGPHSLVVAYHRPPLHWNGESWQPPRSPNGILPTLSSAFADGLSGVWVTARTGHDRLAALPHPTALPLSPVPLSTAIWDGYFHRACKETLWPVLMSEPDRAVHDEQAWADYRTVNARFAEHISAQAAPGATVWLHDYNLWLVPGLLRRLRPDLRTGLFHHTPFPAPEVFATLPVADELRRSLGCLDWAGFHTEGFAEHFRRTLAGLPDPPRAAVHPLGIDRPSVEELARLRAPHRRPATGRLVLSIERLDYAKAPVQKVDAIDHLLSVRPELRGRLTFRLVCPPPEPGITAYDATRSHLEQRITDVNAAWRQRNWQPVDYFPRSLSAAEVIDEYLAADVLWVTSLQDGMNLTAKEFTAAQSALPHPPGGPGVLVLSRHAGAATELGLAALLTDPHSRDDLSTVLARALDLTPAERRSRMNRLSRLLGHDRPADWAARIIREIRTCTPDPGPGPGPGPGPGSDPAAPAA; encoded by the coding sequence ATGTCGAGGATTCTGGTCACCGATCTGGACGGCACCTTGCTCGGCGGCACCCAGGACGACCGGATCCGATTACGGGACGCCCTGGCCCGTCACCCCGAGGTCATGCCGGTCTTCGCCACCGGCCGGGGACTCGCCTCGATCCGTGAAGTGCTCCGCGATCCGCTGGTCCCCCGGCCCCGGTGGATCATCGCCGACGTCGGCGCCACCGTCATCGACGGCACCGACCTCACCCCCGTCGACCCGGTGCAGGAACAGCTGCGTGCCGGCTGGCCGGGCCCCGACCGGGTCCGCGCCGCGCTGCGCCGCTTCCCCGCGCTGGTCTACCAGCACGGCGTCGTCCAGGACGGCCGCTGCTCCTACCACCTGGCCCCGGAAGCGCTCACCGACGACCTCATCGCGGCCGTCGAAGCCCTCGGCTGCACCTGGGTGTACTCCGCGGACCGCTACTTCGACGTCCTGCCGCTCAGCGCTTCCAAGGGCAACGCCCTCCGAGTCCTGGCCACGAAGCTGGGCTGGCAGCCCGAGCGGATCCTGGTCGCGGGGGACTCCCTCAACGACCTCTCGCTGTTCCGCCTGGGCACCCACGCGGTGGTCGTCGCCGGGGCGGAACCCGCCCTGCTCGCCGCCCTCCCCGAGGACCCTCTCGTCCACCGAGCCGACCGGGCCGGCGCCGGCGGCATCCACGCGGCGCTCCAGGAACTCGGCTGGCTCTCCCCCGCCCCCGGCCGTACCCCCGCCCCCGGCCCACACTCCCTCGTGGTGGCCTACCACCGCCCCCCACTCCACTGGAACGGCGAGAGCTGGCAGCCGCCCCGCAGTCCCAACGGCATCCTGCCCACCCTGAGCAGCGCCTTCGCCGACGGACTGTCGGGCGTCTGGGTCACCGCCCGGACCGGCCACGACCGGCTCGCCGCGTTGCCGCACCCCACCGCCCTGCCGCTGTCCCCCGTACCGCTGTCCACCGCCATCTGGGACGGATACTTCCACCGTGCGTGCAAGGAGACGCTGTGGCCGGTGCTGATGTCCGAGCCGGACCGCGCCGTCCACGACGAACAGGCCTGGGCCGACTACCGCACGGTCAACGCGCGCTTCGCCGAGCACATCAGCGCCCAGGCCGCGCCCGGCGCCACCGTCTGGCTCCACGACTACAACCTCTGGCTCGTTCCCGGTCTGCTGCGCCGCCTCCGGCCCGACCTCCGGACCGGGCTCTTCCACCACACCCCCTTCCCGGCCCCCGAGGTGTTCGCCACCCTCCCGGTCGCCGACGAGCTGCGCCGCTCACTGGGCTGCCTCGACTGGGCGGGCTTCCACACCGAGGGCTTCGCGGAGCACTTCCGCCGGACCCTCGCCGGCCTGCCCGATCCGCCGCGCGCGGCCGTCCACCCGCTCGGGATCGACCGGCCGTCCGTCGAGGAGCTCGCCCGCCTCCGCGCGCCGCACCGCCGTCCGGCCACCGGCCGGCTGGTGCTGTCGATCGAACGCCTCGACTACGCCAAGGCCCCGGTCCAGAAGGTCGACGCCATCGACCACCTGCTCTCCGTGCGGCCCGAGCTGCGCGGCCGGCTCACCTTCCGGCTCGTCTGCCCGCCGCCGGAACCCGGCATCACCGCCTACGACGCCACCCGCAGCCACCTCGAGCAGCGCATCACCGACGTCAACGCCGCGTGGCGGCAGCGGAATTGGCAGCCGGTCGACTACTTCCCCCGCAGCCTGTCCGCCGCCGAGGTCATCGACGAGTACCTGGCGGCCGACGTCCTCTGGGTGACCTCCCTCCAGGACGGGATGAACCTCACCGCCAAGGAGTTCACCGCCGCCCAGAGCGCCCTCCCCCACCCTCCCGGCGGTCCGGGCGTCCTGGTCCTCTCCCGGCACGCCGGCGCCGCCACCGAACTCGGCCTGGCCGCCCTCCTCACCGACCCCCACTCCCGCGACGACCTCAGCACCGTCCTCGCCCGCGCCCTCGACCTCACCCCCGCCGAACGCCGCTCCCGCATGAACCGGCTCTCCCGACTCCTCGGCCACGATCGGCCCGCCGACTGGGCCGCCCGCATCATCCGCGAAATCCGAACCTGCACCCCCGACCCCGGCCCCGGCCCCGGCCCCGGCCCCGGCCCCGGCTCCGATCCCGCCGCACCGGCGGCCTGA
- a CDS encoding carbohydrate ABC transporter permease translates to MSLRSPRSGRASGGALRRHRGLALLFVLPALLLLGALVVYPIGYSVARSLFDASGHRFVGLDNYGTAFTDHATLTAVRNNAIWVAVAPALVTAIGLVFAVLTEKIRWATAFKLLVFMPMAISFLAAGIIFRTVYDADPHRGVLNAAAVAVHDTFNDRPTYPGAHPRPSTGLDQAQDGDVTAPTSTRVVLLPLVGVQPGALPATARTAQEPAGGDGVSGTVFLDFVPGGGHPGRLDAGKKGLPGVTVQLRDGGRTVATTTTADDGTFRFGAAPSATTSVVMPAANFAAPYRGIDWLGPAFITPAVIGAYIWIWAGFAMVIIAGGLANLPRETIEAARIDGAGEWQILRRITVPQLAPVLGVVFITMVINVMKIFDLVYIIAPGPVQQDASVLALRLYLVSFGGGNDQGLGSALSVLLLLLVVPVMLLNVRRFRGSRA, encoded by the coding sequence ATGTCTCTGCGCTCGCCCCGCAGCGGCCGGGCATCCGGGGGCGCCCTCCGGCGCCACCGGGGCCTCGCCCTGCTCTTCGTCCTGCCCGCCCTGTTGCTGCTCGGCGCCCTCGTCGTCTACCCCATCGGCTATTCGGTGGCCCGCAGCCTCTTCGACGCCTCCGGCCACCGCTTCGTCGGACTCGACAACTACGGCACCGCCTTCACCGACCACGCCACCCTCACCGCCGTGCGCAACAACGCGATCTGGGTCGCCGTCGCCCCGGCGCTGGTGACCGCCATCGGACTGGTGTTCGCGGTGCTCACCGAGAAGATCCGCTGGGCCACCGCGTTCAAGCTGCTCGTCTTCATGCCGATGGCGATCTCCTTCCTCGCCGCCGGGATCATCTTCCGCACGGTGTACGACGCGGACCCGCACCGCGGCGTGCTCAACGCCGCCGCGGTCGCCGTCCACGACACGTTCAACGACCGGCCGACCTACCCGGGCGCCCACCCACGCCCCAGCACGGGCCTCGACCAAGCCCAGGACGGCGACGTCACGGCGCCCACCAGCACGCGCGTCGTGCTGCTGCCGCTGGTCGGCGTGCAGCCCGGAGCGCTCCCGGCCACTGCCCGGACGGCCCAGGAGCCGGCCGGTGGTGACGGGGTCAGCGGCACGGTGTTCCTGGACTTCGTTCCCGGCGGCGGCCACCCCGGCCGGCTCGACGCCGGGAAGAAGGGCCTGCCCGGCGTCACCGTCCAACTCCGGGACGGTGGAAGGACGGTCGCCACCACGACCACGGCCGACGACGGAACCTTCCGCTTCGGCGCAGCCCCCTCCGCCACCACCTCGGTGGTGATGCCGGCCGCGAACTTCGCCGCCCCCTACCGCGGCATCGACTGGCTCGGCCCTGCGTTCATCACTCCGGCCGTCATCGGCGCCTACATCTGGATCTGGGCCGGCTTCGCCATGGTCATCATCGCCGGGGGCCTCGCCAACCTGCCCCGCGAGACCATCGAGGCGGCCAGGATCGACGGCGCCGGCGAATGGCAGATCCTCCGCCGCATCACCGTGCCCCAACTCGCCCCGGTCCTCGGCGTCGTGTTCATCACCATGGTCATCAACGTGATGAAGATCTTCGACCTCGTGTACATCATCGCACCCGGACCGGTGCAACAGGACGCGAGCGTGCTCGCGCTCCGGCTCTACCTGGTCTCCTTCGGCGGCGGCAACGACCAGGGCCTCGGCAGCGCACTCAGCGTCCTGCTGCTGCTCCTCGTCGTGCCGGTGATGCTTCTCAACGTCCGACGCTTCCGAGGGAGCCGCGCATGA
- a CDS encoding PadR family transcriptional regulator, giving the protein MRHQLLALLARQPAYGYELKQGLEQTFGAAYPQPNIGQIYVTLSRLEKSGLIRGTEVAQEGRPDKKVYEITEKGTEELAGWFEAPTEGPRVRDEFFMKLILAEGTDLADRLTLINNQRRHCINTMRGLNKLAATERGNRTSLLLIEGAVLHLQADLDWLERCQEELT; this is encoded by the coding sequence GTGCGCCATCAGCTGCTGGCGCTGCTGGCCCGGCAGCCCGCCTACGGGTACGAGCTCAAGCAGGGGCTTGAGCAGACCTTCGGCGCGGCGTACCCTCAGCCGAACATCGGCCAGATCTACGTGACCCTGAGCCGACTGGAGAAGTCCGGACTGATCCGCGGCACCGAGGTGGCGCAGGAGGGCAGGCCGGACAAGAAGGTCTACGAGATCACGGAGAAGGGCACCGAGGAACTCGCCGGCTGGTTCGAGGCGCCCACCGAGGGGCCCCGCGTCAGGGACGAGTTCTTCATGAAGCTGATCCTGGCCGAAGGCACCGACCTCGCCGACCGGCTGACGCTGATCAACAACCAGCGCCGGCACTGCATCAACACGATGCGCGGACTCAACAAGCTGGCCGCCACCGAGCGCGGCAACCGGACCTCGCTGCTGCTGATCGAGGGCGCCGTCCTGCACCTGCAGGCCGACCTCGACTGGCTGGAGCGTTGCCAGGAGGAGCTCACGTGA